Within the Enterococcus hirae ATCC 9790 genome, the region ATCAAAAGTCGTTGCGTTTGATCCAATGGTACAATGATCAAGAAGAATTAGAGGATCTCTATTATCTTGCTATTCGTTTGGGAATAGAGAAAAAGGCAGAGGAATCAAATGTGACTTTGCTAAAGGAAACGTGGGACGCTATCAGTGATAGACCGACAAATGGAACGATTGCTCTGGGAAAATTCGATGAGCAGCAGTTGATTGAATTGAAGCAGACACAAAGCAATCTGTTATTAGTTGATTTTGATGGAACACCCTATAACATTAATTCATTAATCGTTGATTTTCAAACAAGTATCCAAAAAGTGATTGATTATTTTTTTAACCAGGATAAAAAAGCGATTGCAATGCTTGCTGGTAGGGAATACACCAAAAAAGGACATCAACGGATTGATGACCCAAGGATTGCCGCCTACCAACAAATCATGGCTGGTAAAGGATTGACTACAACGATCATTGAAGCAGATTTTTCAGTTGAATCTGGCTATCGGAAAGTCAAAGAATACTTAGATAGTGGACAGTATTCGTTTGAGGCGCTGTTTGCAGCAAATGACACACTAGCGATCGGTGCATTGAAGGCAATTAACGAAAAAGGTCTGAAAGTACCTGAGGATATCTCATTGATCGGATTCAATGACATTAGTGTAGCAAAATATGTTTCCCCAGCTCTTTCGACAGTCAAAGTTCACACGGAATGGATGGGGGAACTGGCGGTAGAGACCGTGTTACAAATGATGAATGAAAAAGCACCTGTTTCGAGAAAAATCATTGTAGAAACGGATCTTATCTTGCGTGAATCTACAAAAAACTAAAGAACAAATCAAGAGAAAGTTGCGAATGATTGCAACTTTTTTCTTTTTTCTGAAATGAATTGTCTTTTTCTTAGCAAGAAGTATGCTACAATATAAAACGATAGAAGTTAGTAGAAAGGATGCATCAAAATGATTACATTAGGGATAGACACCGCTAATCAAACTTTAGCGATCGGCGTGATTGAAGATGATATTGTCTTAGGGCAAATCCAAATCAATAAACAGAAAAATCATAGCGTTAGTTTGATGCCGGCTATCGATCAATTATTCTCAGCACTCGGATTAGCACCAACCGCTATCGATCGAATTGCTGTTTCCGATGGACCAGGTTCATACACCGGTCTAAGAATCGGTGTAACTACTGCAAAAACACTTGCATATACATTGGGTAAAGAACTTGTGGGGATTTCAAGTTTACAAGCAATTGCTGCTAATTGCCGGAACGTAAATGGATTGATCGTGCCTTTATTTGATGCAAGAAGAAAAAATGTTTATGCTGGTGTGTACCGAAGACAAAATGGAAAATTAGAAACAGTTCTTGAAGATGTACATATTTCAATTGAAGAACTGCTTAAGCAACTGTCTCAGTTCGATGAACCTATCTTATTTGTCGGAACAGATACGCAAAAATTTACGAATGAAATAAAGGAAGTATTACATGAAGCAGAAATAAATAAGGTGCTTGAATGGGATCTTCCTAATGGCTGTACGATTGCAACATTAGGGGCCAATCGTGAACCAGTAAGAGATTTAACCAATTTTGTACCACGTTATTTGAAAAAAGTAGAAGCAGAGGAAAAGTGGTTGGAAACCCACACTCCTGGAGACGAAAGATATGTTGAAAAAATTTAAAGCATATGCTAGAAGTTTATTCTATGAAAAAAAAGAATTTGCTACTAAGATAATTGAAAATCAAGGGAAAAGCTATCGAATAAAAGAGCTGATACCTCGAGATATCAAAGATTTATTATCGATTGAACGCCAGGTATACAATGGCGAATTACCATGGACAAAAAGTGCCTTCCTTTCTGAATTAAATTCACCTTTTCAAAATTTATATTTAGGAATACTAGACGGTGAACAGTTAATTGGATTTATAGGTGCGAGAATTTTTGGCTTGGATTGCCATATTACAAATATTGCGGTTATTCCTGTGTACCAACGAAGAAATATCGGTACATTGTTAATTGACGAAATTGAAAAATTTGCTATAATGAATCGCTGTGACACACTCTCTTTAGAGGTGAGAATGAGTAATCAAGATGCCCAAAGACTCTATCGGAAATTAGGATTTCAATCGAACAAAGTAAAAAAGGGTATTATACCCAAACAAATGAAGATGGATTAGAAATGATCAAATATTTAGAAAAATGAGAGGTACAATTGATTTATACTAAGAGTGACTTTGAAGATGAACAGTTAGCGTCTTGTTTATGGGCGCTTTGTGAGGAAGCATATGAACATGGTTCTCCTTGGACCAAAGACCAATTTTTAATGGATATCCAACAACCACATACGCAATATTACTTATTGGTGGAAAATTCGCTACTCCAAGGATTCATTGGCTATTCGAAAGTTATCGATGAAACGGAGATCACGAATATTGCTGTGGCAAAAAAACTGCAAAAAAAAGGGTATGCACGTCAGTTATTACGCTTTTTATTAGACCGAGAAAAACAAGCAGGAACATATAATGTTTATTTAGAAGTACGAACGTCTAACCTAGCAGCTCGTCATCTTTACCAATCAGAGAAATTTAGAGAACTAGGGAAACGAAAATCTTATTATCATGATCCAGTAGAAGATGCGATCATTATGAGTACAAAGTTAAAAACGGAGACGATGAAATGAAAGAAGAATTGATTCTGGCAATTGAATCAAGTTGCGATGAAACGAGTGTCGCAGTTGTGAAAAATGGTGATGAGATTTTAGCCAATGTCATTGCTTCACAGATTAACAGCCATAAAAGATTTGGCGGTGTTGTTCCAGAGGTAGCAAGTCGCCATCATGTAGAGCAAATCACCTTATGTATCGAAGACGCTTTGGCGGAGGCTGGCACTTCTGTTGAACAACTGAGTGCTGTAGCGGTTACTTATGGTCCTGGTTTAGTTGGTTCGTTACTGATTGGGATTTCTGCCGCTAAAGCTTTTGCTTGGGCGAACAATTTGCCTTTGATACCTGTGAACCATATGGCAGGTCATATTTACGCTGCACGCTTTCAAAAGCCTTTTGAATTTCCGCTACTAGCATTGCTTGTCAGTGGTGGACATACAGAGTTGGTCTATATGAAGGAAGACGGGAACTATCAAATCATCGGTGAAACGAGAGACGATGCCGCTGGAGAAGCTTATGACAAAGTTGGTCGTGTCTTAGGTTTGAGTTATCCAAGCGGAAAAGAAATCGATCAGTTAGCGCATCGTGGTGAAGATACCTACCATTTTCCAAGAGCCATGATTCATGAAAGTAATTATGATTTTAGCTTTAGTGGTTTAAAAAGCGCCTTTATCAATTTAGTACACAATGCCCAACAACGTGGAGAAACTCTTGATACAAATAATTTAGCTGCTAGTTTTCAAGCGAGCGTTGTGGACGTTTTAGTCAATAAAACTCTTCGTGCTTGTAACGAATACCCAGTCAAACAATTGATTGTAGCAGGTGGAGTTGCAGCCAATCAAGGATTGCGTGAAACGCTCGAAGAGGCATTGAAAAAAGAACATCCAGAAATTGAACTGCTGATCC harbors:
- a CDS encoding LacI family DNA-binding transcriptional regulator, with the protein product MATIKDIAKLAGVSPATVSRVLNDDQELSVSLATKRKIFEAAEELNYTKHHRNTSLNQKSLRLIQWYNDQEELEDLYYLAIRLGIEKKAEESNVTLLKETWDAISDRPTNGTIALGKFDEQQLIELKQTQSNLLLVDFDGTPYNINSLIVDFQTSIQKVIDYFFNQDKKAIAMLAGREYTKKGHQRIDDPRIAAYQQIMAGKGLTTTIIEADFSVESGYRKVKEYLDSGQYSFEALFAANDTLAIGALKAINEKGLKVPEDISLIGFNDISVAKYVSPALSTVKVHTEWMGELAVETVLQMMNEKAPVSRKIIVETDLILRESTKN
- the tsaB gene encoding tRNA (adenosine(37)-N6)-threonylcarbamoyltransferase complex dimerization subunit type 1 TsaB; translation: MITLGIDTANQTLAIGVIEDDIVLGQIQINKQKNHSVSLMPAIDQLFSALGLAPTAIDRIAVSDGPGSYTGLRIGVTTAKTLAYTLGKELVGISSLQAIAANCRNVNGLIVPLFDARRKNVYAGVYRRQNGKLETVLEDVHISIEELLKQLSQFDEPILFVGTDTQKFTNEIKEVLHEAEINKVLEWDLPNGCTIATLGANREPVRDLTNFVPRYLKKVEAEEKWLETHTPGDERYVEKI
- the rimI gene encoding ribosomal protein S18-alanine N-acetyltransferase, whose amino-acid sequence is MIYTKSDFEDEQLASCLWALCEEAYEHGSPWTKDQFLMDIQQPHTQYYLLVENSLLQGFIGYSKVIDETEITNIAVAKKLQKKGYARQLLRFLLDREKQAGTYNVYLEVRTSNLAARHLYQSEKFRELGKRKSYYHDPVEDAIIMSTKLKTETMK
- the tsaD gene encoding tRNA (adenosine(37)-N6)-threonylcarbamoyltransferase complex transferase subunit TsaD yields the protein MKEELILAIESSCDETSVAVVKNGDEILANVIASQINSHKRFGGVVPEVASRHHVEQITLCIEDALAEAGTSVEQLSAVAVTYGPGLVGSLLIGISAAKAFAWANNLPLIPVNHMAGHIYAARFQKPFEFPLLALLVSGGHTELVYMKEDGNYQIIGETRDDAAGEAYDKVGRVLGLSYPSGKEIDQLAHRGEDTYHFPRAMIHESNYDFSFSGLKSAFINLVHNAQQRGETLDTNNLAASFQASVVDVLVNKTLRACNEYPVKQLIVAGGVAANQGLRETLEEALKKEHPEIELLIPPLKLCGDNAAMIGAAAHVELKQANFADLRLNAKPSVVLNQGGNE